A stretch of Ipomoea triloba cultivar NCNSP0323 chromosome 11, ASM357664v1 DNA encodes these proteins:
- the LOC115996657 gene encoding helicase-like transcription factor CHR28 produces the protein MAPIDVVISSDDSSEDSELRAIDEYKDESPTGDSASSDFRTLPAWASGHSRPSAKNLSPKRTAIANGSSVNFNGVNASSSVHPSYGDRFGASSSRASADDRNDHDKNSSQQTLKRMLPGSFYSSGPFSRPSLVENVGSSQIRQTQEKSYQSAWSTPKDAGAIHMKDHSSRGIGALYTGVNDPLHHPGMGDERAAGTDERLIYQAALQDLNQPKVEATLPDGLLSVSLLRHQRIALAWMLQKETSSVHCLGGILADDQGLGKTVSMIAIIQTQRSSQEKAKSKNVGVMKAQALNLDDDDENTGTTSQEPKQSAEPDDFQVIPEASTMKGFRRKRPAAGTLVVCPASVLRQWARELDEKVTNEAKLNVLIYHGGNRPRDPVELAKYDVVITTYAIVTNEVPKQPVVEDDDDEQKNGERYGLSSQFSNYKKQKNTYVKKKGKKGRNGIDTDDFDPGCGTLARVSWFRVILDEAQTIKNHRTQVARACCSLRAKRRWCLSGTPIQNSIDELFSYFRFLRYDPYADYKTFCSGVKYPIAMNSIQGYKKLQAILRAIMLRRTKGTLIEGQPIINLPPKTIHLKKVAFSAEERDFYNRLEAASRSQFKAYAAAGTVRQNYANILLMLLRLRQACDHPQLVKGQSSDSVKRTSTEEVKKLPKETLKSLLKLLETSPLCQVCRDPPEYAVVTLCRHVFCYQCVSEYLSGEDNTCPAHGCKKQLHPDIVFSEAVLKRCTSDNPDNDPLNLSVYDDKSIMGKKYCSSKIRACLEILNSFCKSEDSSSDSDILVQSNGETSSIENKNSIPHTEGPIKAIVFSQWTGMLDLVERSLNQSGIPYERLDGTMTLGARDRAVKEFNTNPKVTVMLMSLKAGNLGLNMVAACHVILLDLWWNPTTEDQAIDRAHRIGQTRPVTVSRLTIQDTVEDRILALQEDKRTMVASAFGEDHAGGTASRLTVEDLRYLFRL, from the exons ATGGCTCCTATAGATGTTGTTATCAGTTCTGACGATTCTAGTGAAGATTCAGAGTTACGAGCAATAGATGAATACAAAGACGAGTCACCTACAGGGGACTCTGCCTCTTCTGATTTTAGGACTCTTCCAGCATGGGCGTCAG GTCACAGTCGTCCCTCTGCAAAGAATCTTTCTCCTAAAAGAACAGCCATTGCTAATGGAAGTTCTGTTAATTTTAATGGGGTGAATGCAAGCTCTTCAGTGCATCCATCTTATGGTGATAGATTTGGAGCTTCAAGTTCTAGGGCTTCCGCTGATGATAGAAATG ATCATGACAAGAATTCATCCCAACAAACTTTGAAGAGGATGCTTCCTGGTTCTTTTTATTCTTCTGGTCCTTTTTCAAGACCCAGTTTAGTAGAGAATGTTGGCAGCAGTCAGATTCGTCAAACCCAAGAAAAATCTTATCAATCTGCTTGGTCAACTCCAAAAGATGCAGGTGCTATCCATATGAAAGACCATTCCAGCAGGGGCATTG GTGCTTTGTATACTGGTGTGAATGATCCTCTACATCATCCTGGGATGGGTGATGAGAGAGCAGCAGGAACTGATGAGAGGCTGATTTATCAAGCTGCTTTACAG GATTTAAATCAGCCCAAGGTAGAAGCCACATTACCTGATGGTCTTCTATCAGTTTCTCTGTTAAGGCACCAG AGGATAGCCTTGGCATGGATGCTTCAAAAGGAGACTTCTAGTGTACATTGTCTGGGTGGAATTCTTGCTGACGATCAG GGCCTTGGGAAGACTGTGTCAATGATTGCAATTATACAGACACAGAGGTCTTCACAGGAGAAAGCTAAATCTAAAAATGTGGGAGTTATGAAAGCTCAAGCCTTGAATTTGGATGACGATGATGAAAATACTGGTACTACTTCTCAGGAACCAAAACAGAGTGCTGAACCTGATGACTTTCAGGTGATTCCAGAAGCAAGTACTATGAAGGGATTTCGTAGAAAGAGGCCAGCTGCAGGCACATTGGTTGTTTGTCCAGCCAGTGTTCTTCGACAATGGGCTCGGGAGCTGGATGAGAAAGTTACAAATGAAGCAAAACTTAATGTGCTGATCTATCATGGAGGCAATAGGCCTAGGGATCCTGTTGAATTGGCAAAATATGATGTTGTTATAACAACATATGCTATCGTGACAAATGAAGTTCCAAAACAACCGGtggttgaagatgatgatgatgagcaaAAGAATGGTGAAAGATATGGACTTTCTTCTCAATTTTCTAATTACAAAAAGCAGAAAAACACATATGTTAAAAAGAAGGGGAAAAAGGGTAGGAATGGAATTGATACAGATGATTTTGATCCTGGTTGTGGTACACTTGCTAGAGTGAGTTGGTTTAGGGTTATTTTGGATGAGGCTCAAACTATAAAAAATCATAGAACACAAGTGGCTAGAGCCTGTTGCAGTCTTAGAGCGAAAAGAAGGTGGTGCTTGTCGGGAACACCTATACAAAATTCCATTGACGAGCTATTCAGTTACTTCAGATTTCTAAGATATGATCCTTATGCTGACTACAAAACATTTTGTAGTGGTGTCAAGTACCCAATAGCTATGAACTCGATACAAGGTTACAAGAAGCTTCAAGCAATCTTGAGGGCCATTATGTTGCGCCGAACAAAAG GTACATTGATTGAGGGCCAGCCAATTATTAACTTACCACCAAAAACTATACATTTGAAAAAGGTGGCTTTCTCTGCTGAAGAGCGTGATTTCTATAACAGGCTAGAAGCTGCATCGCGCTCACAATTTAAG GCATATGCTGCAGCTGGAACTGTGAGACAAAATTATGCAAATATTTTGTTGATGCTTTTACGTCTACGGCAGGCTTGTGATCACCCACAACTTGTTAAAGGACAAAGTTCTGACTCTGTCAAAAGAACTTCAACGGAGGAGGTGAAGAAACTTCCCAAGGAAACTCTCAAGAGTTTGTTGAAACTTTTGGAGACTTCACCCCTCTGTCAAGTTTGCCGT GATCCACCCGAATATGCTGTTGTCACTTTGTGCAGACATGTCTTCTGCTATCAATGTGTATCCGAGTATTTGTCTGGGGAAGATAATACTTGTCCTGCCCATGGATGCAAAAAACAACTTCATCCCGATATTGTATTTTCAGAGGCTGTCCTTAAAAGATGCACTTCAGATAATCCGGATAATGATCCTCTGAATTTGTCTGTATATGATGATAAATCTATAATGGGGAAAAAGTATTGTTCTTCCAAAATCAGGGCTTGTCTTGAAATTCTTAATTCATTTTGTAAATCAGAAGATTCAAGCTCAGATTCTGATATCTTGGTCCAATCAAATGGGGAAACCTCATCTATTGAAAACAAAAACTCAATTCCACACACAGAAGGTCCAATTAAAGCTATTGTTTTCTCCCAGTGGACGGGCATGTTGGACCTAGTTGAGAGGTCACTAAACCAGTCTGGCATACCATATGAAAGGCTTGATGGCACAATGACTCTTGGTGCAAGAGACAGGGCGGTTAAAGAATTCAACACCAATCCCAAG GTAACTGTTATGTTAATGTCTCTGAAAGCTGGAAACCTTGGTCTAAATATGGTGGCAGCTTGTCATGTTATCCTTCTGGATCTCTGGTGGAATCCAACTACAGAAGATCAGGCTATAGATCGGGCTCACAGAATAGGACAGACTCGTCCTGTAACTGTGTCCAGATTAACAATTCAAGACACTGTTGAAGATAGGATTTTAGCTCTCCAG GAAGACAAGAGAACCATGGTTGCAtctgcttttggtgaagatcatGCAGGAGGCACTGCAAGTCGCCTCACTGTAGAAGATCTAAGGTACCTTTTTAGACTTTAA